GTTGCAAAAAGATTTACTCGACCAGCCTGGTGCATTTCCGTATTGATTTGAGCCATTATATAGCAAACTACAAAAAATGCTTAAAAAGACTTTTTTCTAAACCGGCAATGCCCCGGTTAATGTATAAACACCCAGGTATATAAATACAATTGGCCAGGCATACAATATATACGTTTTTTGAAAGTTTATAAAGTTTGTCTCCGTAGAAGCAACTAACATATATAGAGCTGGAATAACGGGTGAAATTAAACGGAATGCCTGTCCCACCATGGAAGCTACAGCCGCTTCGCCAGCGGAAATTCCGTACTGCCCCATTACATCTGCCATAACGCCTGCAATTCCAAAGTAGAAAGCATCCTGCGGTAAAAATGTAATGGCAGGTGCTGCAATTAACGCGTAGATGGGTGCCATATTTGAGCCTAATGATTCTGGGATTATAGCAGTAATAGATGCTGCTAAAGCAGTTGACATCCCGCTGCCTGTTAAAACGCCGGAGAAAACCCCAGCGGCCAAAGTGGCCAAAGCGGGTGCTAAAGAATCTGCTGCTAAGTCATCAAGCCGTTCATTAATAAGACTTGCAGACCTGTAGTTTACCGTAAGGGCAATGGCGGCACCTATCCCAAATAAAACCCCGCCATGTGCAACATCCACCACAAGCATCACTAAAATAACCAGCGTTAAAATCAAATTAAACGCATATAGTTTAGGTCTCTTTAGTTCAGGATCTTTTAAACGAATTGCGTTTAACATGCTTTCCATTTGTTCTGGGGAAATATCTTTAGCGGTCTTAGGATCAAAGTTTAAGCGTTTTCTTTCTTTCATACCGATAAAATAAGCCATAAAAATGGCGAATACTTCAGCAACCAGCATTCCTGGCAATAAGTCTGCAAACAATTCGCTAATACTTACATTCATGGCTGTCGCTGCCGCAATGGTCGGGCCTCCCCATGGCAGCTGATTAAAAATGCCAATAGGGGTCACAATAATGACTGCTAAATAAATCAGCTTAATATTCATTTGTTTATAAAGA
The genomic region above belongs to Domibacillus sp. DTU_2020_1001157_1_SI_ALB_TIR_016 and contains:
- a CDS encoding citrate:proton symporter codes for the protein MLTVLALLMITVFIVLLSKNKLTVFGALTIVPFVFGAIATFATGASFWDLFEWIKEGILFSVDEETGEVSTGVISPAIVILFAVLYFGVMLNVGLFDPLCEFFIKKAKGDPLKVTIATVLTATVVTMNGDTTTTIIICVAAFLHLYKQMNIKLIYLAVIIVTPIGIFNQLPWGGPTIAAATAMNVSISELFADLLPGMLVAEVFAIFMAYFIGMKERKRLNFDPKTAKDISPEQMESMLNAIRLKDPELKRPKLYAFNLILTLVILVMLVVDVAHGGVLFGIGAAIALTVNYRSASLINERLDDLAADSLAPALATLAAGVFSGVLTGSGMSTALAASITAIIPESLGSNMAPIYALIAAPAITFLPQDAFYFGIAGVMADVMGQYGISAGEAAVASMVGQAFRLISPVIPALYMLVASTETNFINFQKTYILYAWPIVFIYLGVYTLTGALPV